DNA from Herpetosiphonaceae bacterium:
CCACGAGGGCCGCGTCCTGAAACCATGTCACAAACTCACTGGCGGGCAGCGCCTGCCGTAAGCGATCGAGCACCTGCTGCCAGGTTTCCGTCAGCGTGCTGGGGGGTGCTCCGCCGTCCTGGGATGCGCTCGGCGCTGGCACAGGCTGGGCGTCCGGTGGTGCGTCCTCCTGGGCCGCACTCCACCCCTGGATCAGGTAGGCTAGCTCGCCGGAGAGGTATGTCTGGCCGTCGGCTGGAGGCTGTGGCCGCTGCTTCCGGCGCCGGGTGTGCTTGCCGCTGAGGAGCTGCGCGCCGAAGTCCCGGCTGACCAGCCACGCAAACAGCTTGGGCCGGTCCACGACGTTGCGCTGGTGGTTCAGGTACGTGCTCACCGCGCGCAGCTCGTCGAGCGACTTCTGGGACAGCATGGGCGCGAGGAAGAAATCGGCTACGCCCTCCCGTTCGAGGAGCTGCGTCACCTCCCGATCTGCGCCCGCGCCCGCAGCGCTGGAGGACTCACCACCACCAAAACTTAAGTGATCAGTTTTAAGGTTAAGTCGGCGCAGATTTGCGCCGAACGTGGGCGCAGATTCGGGCACAAAAGAAACGCCCGCGTCGTGCGCGGTCTGCACCTCCGGCTGTGGGGCTGCTGGTGCGGAGACAGAATTGACGTGTGCGGTTGCTGAATCGTGCTGTGCGGTCACTGGGTCTACCTCGTCCGTGTCGTCTGTGTCGTCGGCCTCGACCAGGGCAGGCCGATCGTAGGTGGTGATGAAGGTCAGCGAGGTCGTGGCAAAGCGGCGCTGACGGCGGATCAACCCGGCCTGGACCAGCTTCGCCATCCAGCGCTTGATCGTCGCCACGTCCACGCCGAACTCCTCGGCCAGATACGCCTCGCCGACCCAGGCGTACTGGTTGGCTCCCACGCAGCGCACGAGGGACTCGTAGAGGTGGAGCAGCTGGACCTTGATCCGCCGCTCGTGGAGCGCGCGGCGTCCGGCCTCGTAGGCCCGGTGCTGGCGGGCCTGGAACGCGGCAAGCGTCTCATTCGGATCGTAGGCGAGAGCTGATCGATCGGGTTTCATGGTGGTCTGCATCGGGTCCTCCTTACTGGCACGTGCTGGTGAGTCGTCGCGTCGCGTGCGCCGGGATCGGGCTGTCCGGGTGCCTGAGTATTGGAGGTCCCGTTGTTCTGCTGCACGTGTCGGAGGGGAGCAGTGGCCGCGCCCGGTGGGCGTGGTTCCATGGAACGGCAGGGCGGACTATCCTGACCCGGATCTGGGCCGATTTCAGGATGCAACAACCCTGCCGCTGCGCCGGACGCGGCGCGCGGGTGGTTTTGGACATAAAAATCCCCCAGGCCGCTCGCTGGAGGTGATCAGGGGATTGACAGAATGAGTCAGACTGCTATACTGAAGGTGCCAGCCTCTGCATAGCACTGCAGACGAATCTGTCGCTTCCCTGAGTTCGGAAGGGTTTTCCTCCAACCTCCAGGCGGGCGGCATTTCGTTTTAATTCGGTTGTCATATCGATCGCTCGATATGGAGAGGTGCTGATGACAATCGCTTACATCGCGGTTCCTTCTGGGTGCTCGTGCTACCGGTCACGCAGGGCGTCTGCTGCCCACAGACGCATGACGATCCGATCACGCTCCCTGCTGATCCATACCTGGATCAAGCTTAAGAAAATATAGTGCAATGATCAAGAGCTAATGGTGCAATTTAAGCGCAAGTTTCAGAATCTTAAGTGCAAATTCGGCTTTCTCGGTGCAATTCCGTGTCGTTAAGTGCAAAGCCTGGTAGACGCGGTCAGAGTCCCTGCCCGCACGTCACGCGCGAACGCCTCCACGGGTCGCCCCGAACCGGAACGGCGGGGTATGCACTATGGTGGTCCTGTGAGCTTCGTTTCTCGAAAAATGAGGCGCTTAAGTGCAACGATCGGGCTGTGTGAGGGCCGCCGACCGGGGTTTTTTGCACTAATCTACCGTCCATAGTGCAAAATAGCGCAAAATAGCGCAACGGGCGCTGCGTTGAACGTCAGCGGGGAGCAGGTTTCGCTGGTGCCCGATCGCCGGGGATCGCGGCATGCAGACACCTGGAGGACGGCTCTGGGATAAGATGCGCACCCCACGCACAGATAGTGCCGCTCGCCGTCCGGGTGATGACCGATCGCCTACGTCCGCGGCAGGATGTAGGTCGTCGCGCGGCCCTTGCCGACCCGCTGGAGCACCCCGCGCTCGACGAGGCGCTTGAGATCGTACTGCACCGAGCGCTCGCTGCGCGCAGCCAGGGCGTCGATGATGTCCTGGGTCGTGGCCGAGCGGCGCGCCCGCACCACGGCGACGATCTGGTATTCCGCGTCCGTCAGGCTGGACAGCTGCTCGGCGTCCAGCCCGATCGGCTGGTGGCCCTCGATGCCGATCACAAAGGTTGCGCCCGACTCGCGCATCGTCGGCAGCGGCAGGTTCTGCGCCTGAAGGATATTGAAGACGGTATCGAGCCCCTGTCCATAGGCTTCGACATAGCCGCTCTGGTAGAGCAGCTGGGCCAGAAGCGGGTTGCGGGCGAACTGCATGTCCAGAATATTCTCCGGCGTGACGCTGGACGGCAGTGAGCCGGGGCTGGCCCACTCGATCCGGTTTTGAAACATCGCGATGCGGATCGACGAGGCCATGATCGTGTAATCACGGTGCGCGACGGCGTTCACCGTCAGCTCACGCAGCGCGGTGGGCGGATACTGCGGCTGCTCGACGCGCTGCGGCCCGCCGTCGAGCGCATACCCGCGCTCGACATGGTCGTTCAGATAGGTGACAACCCGATCGATCTGCTGCCGCACGCTGCCGCTGTACTCGTCGATATGCTGGACCTCGTTGGCATTGATCTCCTGGCCGCGGTAGCGCGCGAGCTTGATCGTGGCGTAGGGCAGGTGGCGCTGCGGCTGCTTGCCGAAGAACAGAATCCCGGCGACCGTCGGGATGACCGCCGACTCGATCTCGACGACGGCACGCTGCTCGATCAGAAAGTCAATCGGATCGATCGCCTCGCCGCGGTAGCGCCCCTGGGTGCGGGCATAGTCGAGGTGCTGCGCGACCGCCTGGAGATCAAGATCATCCAGCGTCGTCGTCACCACCGGCGTTTGATCGAAGGTAATGCTGCCAAACAGCGCCGTCATCGGTGCTCACTCCTCCACATGCTCGGTGTCGTGCTTCAGATCAGGCGCTCATGGCCGGGCGGGCCGGGCCGATCGTAGATGCGCTCGGCTCTAACGACCCGTCTGTGCCTCCGTCGTCGTCGGTATCCGCATCGCTGTCCGCATCGCGCAGCTGGTCAAGCTGGAGTCGCCCCTTCAGCTCGGTGACGCGATCGAGCGCGGTTTTATACTTGCCGCCGATCTGCCTGGCGATCGTGGTCGGCGGCACGCCGTTGCTGAGCGCCAGCGTGATCAGGGCGTCGATGCGCTGCTCGGCCTGGCGGTGTTTGGCGTCGGCATCATCGAGCCGCTTGAGCAGGCGCGGGAGATCAACGGGCGGCTCGGCAGGCGTCGGCGGCTCCGGCACTGCGGGCTTATCTGGACCTGCATCCTGCGATACCGCCGTTGGGGCTGCGCTGGCTTCGCCCAGG
Protein-coding regions in this window:
- a CDS encoding DnaA N-terminal domain-containing protein translates to MQTTMKPDRSALAYDPNETLAAFQARQHRAYEAGRRALHERRIKVQLLHLYESLVRCVGANQYAWVGEAYLAEEFGVDVATIKRWMAKLVQAGLIRRQRRFATTSLTFITTYDRPALVEADDTDDTDEVDPVTAQHDSATAHVNSVSAPAAPQPEVQTAHDAGVSFVPESAPTFGANLRRLNLKTDHLSFGGGESSSAAGAGADREVTQLLEREGVADFFLAPMLSQKSLDELRAVSTYLNHQRNVVDRPKLFAWLVSRDFGAQLLSGKHTRRRKQRPQPPADGQTYLSGELAYLIQGWSAAQEDAPPDAQPVPAPSASQDGGAPPSTLTETWQQVLDRLRQALPASEFVTWFQDAALVDLTTERAVVGVPNIFARETLTQCYQAQIAQALYASCGRAVPVQIELGGP
- a CDS encoding ATP-binding protein, whose protein sequence is MTALFGSITFDQTPVVTTTLDDLDLQAVAQHLDYARTQGRYRGEAIDPIDFLIEQRAVVEIESAVIPTVAGILFFGKQPQRHLPYATIKLARYRGQEINANEVQHIDEYSGSVRQQIDRVVTYLNDHVERGYALDGGPQRVEQPQYPPTALRELTVNAVAHRDYTIMASSIRIAMFQNRIEWASPGSLPSSVTPENILDMQFARNPLLAQLLYQSGYVEAYGQGLDTVFNILQAQNLPLPTMRESGATFVIGIEGHQPIGLDAEQLSSLTDAEYQIVAVVRARRSATTQDIIDALAARSERSVQYDLKRLVERGVLQRVGKGRATTYILPRT